The sequence below is a genomic window from Uranotaenia lowii strain MFRU-FL chromosome 2, ASM2978415v1, whole genome shotgun sequence.
attacaagtaaatttaacattcggcatttaaagtttagaaaaaaatagtgcacagtattgttttaattgccatcgtccccacttaccccggtgtacttTACATATTTCCATATATAGTTTGCTAAAACGTTGCATACATGTAGGCGTTTCTGGTTACTCGAGCAACTTTATAGCAAAAATTTGGCCAAAtattgctatcacgccttgatagcctaatttgctgttttttttagttgatttgTGGTACATAGCAAATACTTATAACCAGGGTTGGCATAATTCAACGGTCAACGGTAAAATGGTCCTTCAAACtcatttgactgttccttaacgaccagtcaattcgtttgccagtcattcattccccagtcatttgaagctaaaatgataacctagtcaagcaatcgcatttcaacgaccgatgacgaaaaagaaacgcatttattattattgttgctcctgccagcaagccgaagacgaccgaagaggaacaagaaaagcatttattattattgttgctcctgccagcaagctcgttttcagttttttattgctattgttgctctctgccagcaagtcgttcaattagttgtacctgccggcagcagccgatcgaggatgtgtaggagcttcgccagtcgcatgacggagaaatgttgattgttgtcgtgctttatccgacATGCGAGTAGTGaagctccgtcaattgagaacagtgccagtcgtttgatgaaaaaaaactagtcgggtcaagcgtgacgggcgaaatttaccaacccTGCTTATaacagcaaaattttaatacacgGATTGCTTAGAACTCCCATATTATGCTTTTATCAAAACCTCAACCACACCTCGTTTTGCTgttgtatttttgaaaattttgatatcacgATGAtgctaaattttgctatcattcaaaaatatgtgatgCCTTGTATTGGCATCATTTTGCTCTCTAAGCTCTCgaaaaacgaggtgtagttatggtctcagttttagcaaaatttggtatcactttgctaaccatgtatgaaaatttttgctctcatttttgctgtgtaccaccttatgtcaagcaaaatgagagctaATTAAActctcaaggcgtgatagcaaaatttgctataattttgccataaaagtctgctcgggagacttttgtattgaaagaaggaagaagtctaaatttgagacgactattgatgacaatagctacacccccaccttgtcgatcaagtcgatcatttcgtaaaattttaaagaaagcattgcttttcaagttattgtctggctttaaaaaagtttcagtgatggcagcaatatgtatgttttgagttttcaaaaataaaaagaactcgtcttggttagccagcaaagatctagcgttccaattcataatatttaaacatctatttggatccatgagggaatcgtaaagtcataataattttgttagcataattaaaagaagtttggaaagcttcaaacattgaatttgctttcaacataagttgcatcatttccattaaattttgatgcaaaaattttaatttttcctcagtaatctcacccaaatcaacaaaattgttagaatcagaagaggaaggagaagaaaaagtatttgaatttcggggattttcccaagccttcgcatgaacgttgagacttggttttttcccatttttattagttaaacctgaagagggcaacccattttcaaccacctctgagaacgataaacaacgagtctgtggcgcagaatcagcccaggtaacattaaagtcacttcgggtattacccagccgtgattccaatgtagaccgaggctgactgcgaacaggcaggttgtttgccggtctgacgtgtgtagacgaaaaagaggaaggaggagaagaaacttttctggaaactttggggtttttcctagaagcaacaatttttgccctaacgggacaatctagagaattcgaggaatgattacctgcgcaattcgcacacttgaaaaattctgtttttggcttatcaccaccaaaaaggcatttagatttttcatgatcgaatgagccgcaaaacatgcatctggcattcattctacaatttttagtgccatgacaaaaagcttgacaacgacgacattgcgtaatattttgtaaaaaattggtatgggatttacgaaaaggttcaaattttactcgacaatgaaacataagacgagccttttccaaaattttcaaattattaacctgatcctttttaaaatggatcaaataaagttcaggagcaaaaccaacactactggtattattcgtgttggttcttttcctcatttgaattacttgaattggagaaaaacctaacaaagaatttaattcatttgcgatctcatccggtgtctgatcgccggtgagaccacgaagtacaactttaaaaggacgatcacctctagtgtcgtacgtaaaaaattgatgttttttattattcaaataatttaaaattttttgaaaatcattagaagatcccgccaatatacgagcagttccccttcgaccgatctgaaaagaaatcttcacatccttgacggaagtgacgatttcttttcgaaaggcattgaagtcaggaatcgtgaccgttattggtggaatcttttcgtttttaagagtataagaagaagaagaaggtttcttagtactcttatcagaattaaatatgaatatttcctcatcaccgatgttatgaaggacatcgaatgaattggaaatttcaacttttttggcagatggccctggattaggttcagcaatccgttttcttccggcccttgagccggccgaagacttccccatgctggaaagaaaagagaaaatatgaataaaagaaaatgaaaataattttagcactgaaaagtgctgattgaaatacaggtaaggaaaaaataaataatgtaaaatgttcctgcaggtacacagcaacgatacgatgctccggcgtacgtgttgacggctcaacggtacagatggaagtggatTAACTTTTATGATATTTTCCCATTATGCAACCGTACGAAAGTGTAACGAAAATTTAtcagcaattttcttgaaacgtATGCAGTTCATACGCCCtgatcaaaactgacaaaaaatttgttattttttctcagtttggatTTCACAGTTctttttggtgtgtttggagacatctggtgacccagccaaaaaacaaaatttggttcaaaacgatcgttggaaattttatacaagtttcgtgggctagtttgtacatctgttctctgtggttaaaTGCCTCTATCAAGAAAAATTGATtattcatatacattttttactttatatCGTATAGGACAATAAATCTACGCTCTAATTACAATCttacaatgaaatttttttattagtattgatctgataaaaatataatattaacaaaatattaccataaaATATGGCCATATTGCACCCCTAACTATGTTTTAtacaaaagaactagtgatatcTAAAATTTCACCAGAATTTCAGCTTTGACTTATGCTTAACATCAGTTTCTCATTTTACAATtaaattatacgaaaatattggAAGTGGAACTGAAATAtatcttaaaacataaatatgcgcatttagctcGCCCGGTTTCGGAAACGGCTATTATTACTGCTTTGAATACTTGGtttttataaaagttacaaaataattattgaaaaacaaatataagGTCAGGTTttgagaatcgaaaaaaaatatttaagaaaattagaaTTAATCTATTTTGTAATGCAATTCGCAACTCAAGTTACGAAACTCAAGATATATACAAAggtaataatgttgaaatttgaatgtaatataggtaatgaaataaaaattttaattttaatttttattaaaatttccatcaatttaaCAAGGTGTAGAAAAGCACaccggatcagctagtctactataaattaaaatttctagttcaaCCTTTATCAAACAACACTTGagtcaattcaaaatttcaaaatttcacaaaagaaaatatttccaaTGCTAATGATGACAATCTAAACAATTTATAATATGTAATTAGGCACCATTCGGATGATTTAATCAATcataaatggtaaaaaaaaatcgcgaagctaaatcaaaataaatctaaCGAGACAGGCAAAAAATCCCCTTCCTAAACCTGTTGTCCAATTCCGTTCCGGGAATCGATCAACACACCAGGTCGCTTTTTTGTGGATGAAATGTGTCTAGATATTTTGCCATTTCTACACCTTCATATATGAAATGTATGTAGTTTACCTGCAAGTAAATGCTTGTATTCATACGTTCATTCAATCAGCTGTTTTCTTCCAACGGGTGAGGCTTGGCCTGGCCCGGCCCAGACTATAAATAAGCCATGCCGCAGAATGCCGGTTATCCATTTTCGGTGAAACTCTTCGAACCACTCGACGTCCCGGTTGTTCCAGAATGTTAAAACTAGTGGTGTGCTTGTCGGTGATCGGGCTGGTTGCCAGCTACGATTTTAAGGACTCGTTCTACAGTTAGTGTCTGAAAGTTTTAATAACCTTCTCAAATTCTTGGTTTTGTAtttatgagatcgaatcctttattctgattctaaattctgaattctggattctgaattttggatttcgaattcagaattcagaatccagaattcagaattcagaattcagaattcagaattcagaattcagaattcagaattcagaattcagaattcagaattcagaattcagaattcagaattcagaattcagaattcagaattcagaattcagaattcagaattcagaattcagaattcagaattcagaattcagaattcagaattcagaattcagaattcagaattcagaattcagaattcagaattcagaattcagaattcagaattcagaattcagaattcagaattcagaattcagaattcagaattcagaattcagaattcagaattcagaattcagaattcagaattcagaattcagaattcagaattcagaattcagaattcagaattcagaattcagaattcagaattcagaattcagaattcagaatccagaatccagaattcagaattcagaattcagaattcagaattcagaattcagaattcagaattcagaattcagaattcagaattcagaattcagaattcagaattcagaattcagaattcagaattcagaattcagaattcagaattcagaattcagaattcagaattcagaattcagaattcagaattcagaattcagaattcagaattcagaattcagaattcagaattcagaattcagaattcagaattcagaattcagaattcagaattcagaattcagaattcagaattcagaattcagaattcagaattcagaattcagaattcagaattcagaattcagaattcagaattcagaattcagaattcagaattcagaattcagaattcagaattcagaattcagaattcagaattcagaattcagaattcagaattcagaattcagaattcagaattcagaattcagaattcagaattcagaattcagaattcagaattcagaattcagaattcagaattcagaattcagaattcagaattcagaattcagaattcagaattcagaattcagaattcagaattcagaattcagaattcagaattcagaattcagaattcagaattcagaattcagaattcagaattcagaatccagaatccagaattcagaattcagaattcagaattcagaattcagaattcagaattcagaattcagaattcagaattcagaattcagaattcagaattcagaattcagaattcagaattcagaattcagaattcagaattcagaattctgaaatcagaatttagaataCAGCATTGAGATTTATTCTTCGAATATTAAATTTAGAAGTCATAAATCAGtgtttgaaattcacatttcagaATTATTCCAGAACTCTGAAAGCTGAGTTTTCAAACCTGTACTAACGTTTCTGaacagatataaaaaaaatccgataatTCTTATCTGCAGATGAGCACCTCATGGAGGATTTGTTGGACGATCGCGCCACCCTAACCTTGATGGATCGGTTCAAGCGAGCTGCTGCGGATGGTTCCGGGGAAGACAAATGCAAACGCCAGAACAAGCACAAATGCTGCAACGACAGCAACGAGGAGAATCTGGACAAAATCAAGGAACTGAAGAAGGAATGCTACAACGAGGTCAAGGCCAAGGATGAAGCCGGCACCGTTCAGGAGCCGATCGATTTCTTCTCCTgtgagaaaatcaacaaaaccaaGCAGGACATCGTCTGCACTGCCGAGTGCGTTGGCCGCAAGAAGAACGTCATCGATGAGAAGGGAGATCTGCTGGCCCCGGCCGTCCTGATTCCATTCGTGAAGGAGAACTTCGCTGCCGATGCCTGGCAAGAACCACTGATCGCTGGATTCGTTGATACCTGCCTGAAGGAGGTTGCCGATAAGAAGGCCACCCGGAAGGATGAATACCGTTGCAATCCGGCCTCGTCCCACTTCGGATACTGTATGTGGCGCCAGATGACCCTGGCCTGCCCCAAGGAGATGCAGGAAAGCTCCAAGAAGTGTGACAAGATCCGCGAGAAATTGGCCAAGAATGAACCGGTCTCCATGTACAAGTCCCATGACTTCGATGATAACTAAGGCAAGTTGATTTTTGGTATGAGAAAGTTTCGTTCGACTGATACTGAGGTGATTTTTTATATGAGTGATTTAATGCTGATCAATCAATAAAACGTTTAAAACCTACTTTCCtgatagaatttttatttagttttgatACTTGAGTTCA
It includes:
- the LOC129743621 gene encoding uncharacterized protein LOC129743621; the protein is MLKLVVCLSVIGLVASYDFKDSFYNEHLMEDLLDDRATLTLMDRFKRAAADGSGEDKCKRQNKHKCCNDSNEENLDKIKELKKECYNEVKAKDEAGTVQEPIDFFSCEKINKTKQDIVCTAECVGRKKNVIDEKGDLLAPAVLIPFVKENFAADAWQEPLIAGFVDTCLKEVADKKATRKDEYRCNPASSHFGYCMWRQMTLACPKEMQESSKKCDKIREKLAKNEPVSMYKSHDFDDN